The following proteins come from a genomic window of Enterobacter chengduensis:
- a CDS encoding lysine exporter LysO family protein, which produces MFSGLLIILLPLIAGYLIPLHRESALRLINRFLSWIVYVILFFMGISLAFLDNLSANLLSILHYSAVTVVVILLCNIAALLWLERTIPWKNHHHQEKLPSRIAMALESLKLCGVVVLGFVLGLTGWAFLQHATEASEYTLIFLLFLIGIQLRNNGMTLKQIVLNRRGMIIAVMVVASSMVAGVINAYILDLPLKTGLAMASGFGWYSLSGILLTESFGPVIGSAAFFNDLARELIAIMLIPGLVRRSRSTALGLCGATSMDFTLPVLQRSGGLELVPAAIVHGFILSLLVPILMAFFSA; this is translated from the coding sequence ATGTTTTCAGGACTCCTCATTATTCTGCTGCCCCTGATTGCGGGCTATCTTATTCCGCTCCATCGTGAATCCGCATTAAGGCTCATTAATCGATTCCTGAGCTGGATTGTCTACGTGATTCTTTTCTTTATGGGGATTAGCCTGGCATTTCTGGACAACCTGTCAGCGAATTTACTCTCCATTCTCCATTATTCTGCGGTCACCGTGGTCGTTATTTTGCTGTGCAATATTGCCGCGCTGCTGTGGCTGGAACGGACTATTCCATGGAAAAACCACCATCATCAGGAAAAACTCCCTTCCCGAATTGCGATGGCGCTTGAATCATTAAAACTGTGCGGCGTCGTGGTGCTCGGTTTTGTTCTTGGGCTGACCGGTTGGGCATTTTTACAGCATGCGACGGAGGCCAGTGAATATACGCTCATCTTCCTGCTGTTCCTGATCGGTATCCAGCTGCGAAATAACGGCATGACGCTGAAGCAAATTGTCCTCAACCGCCGGGGGATGATTATTGCCGTAATGGTTGTCGCCAGCTCAATGGTGGCGGGTGTCATTAACGCCTATATTCTCGATCTGCCGCTGAAAACCGGCCTGGCAATGGCCTCCGGATTTGGCTGGTACTCCCTTTCCGGTATTCTGCTAACGGAATCATTCGGCCCGGTCATCGGCAGCGCCGCCTTCTTTAACGATCTGGCGCGAGAGCTGATTGCCATCATGCTGATCCCGGGACTGGTTCGCCGCAGCCGTTCTACCGCGCTGGGCCTGTGCGGCGCAACGTCGATGGACTTTACCCTTCCGGTACTCCAGCGCTCCGGCGGCCTGGAGCTGGTGCCTGCCGCCATCGTTCACGGCTTTATCCTGAGCCTGCTGGTTCCCATTCTGATGGCGTTTTTCTCCGCCTGA
- the cspD gene encoding cold shock-like protein CspD, giving the protein MEMGTVKWFNNAKGFGFICPEGGGEDIFAHYSTIQMDGYRTLKAGQSVRFDVHQGPKGNHASLIVPIEAETVA; this is encoded by the coding sequence ATGGAAATGGGTACTGTTAAGTGGTTCAACAACGCCAAAGGGTTTGGCTTCATCTGCCCCGAAGGCGGCGGCGAGGATATCTTCGCTCACTATTCCACCATTCAGATGGATGGTTACAGAACGCTCAAAGCCGGGCAGTCCGTCCGGTTCGATGTACACCAGGGACCTAAAGGCAATCATGCAAGCCTTATCGTCCCCATTGAAGCAGAGACGGTTGCCTAG
- a CDS encoding VirK/YbjX family protein, with translation MSSIVDTSLSNLPQPKSGWQLFKSLAFGEIAPGLAWENTDYRRKFMLRSLATPFSTARLLSALAKHPYLMQMLQVQPGLPCRLHRPWLTVNMDRQRTLESLSWHYQVMSHQLPATLMNGYLSKHGATLLTITGKDEQQFTVRLCADAFMDKEGEATLVFCDAQNTALAEMTFTLCPFEGKSTLFIGGLQGAKVHVPHERIQGATKACHGLFPKRLLVEAAMTLGAAFPVEQIIAVSNDTHIYRSWRYRRKKEGKLLADYDSFWLSLGGEKQDNGNFTLPLAMPRKPMEEIASKKRSEYRRRYELLDSLIQQVKQATRG, from the coding sequence ATGTCTTCTATCGTCGATACATCACTTTCCAACCTGCCGCAGCCAAAATCCGGCTGGCAGCTCTTCAAAAGCCTGGCCTTCGGTGAGATCGCCCCCGGGCTGGCATGGGAAAACACCGACTACCGACGCAAGTTTATGCTGCGCTCGCTGGCAACACCGTTCAGCACCGCTCGCCTGCTCTCTGCGCTGGCAAAGCATCCGTACCTGATGCAAATGCTCCAGGTTCAGCCCGGCCTGCCCTGCCGCCTGCATCGCCCGTGGCTGACCGTCAATATGGATCGACAGCGTACGCTGGAATCGCTCTCCTGGCACTATCAGGTCATGTCTCACCAGCTGCCGGCGACGCTGATGAATGGCTATCTTTCAAAGCACGGCGCGACGCTGCTGACCATAACCGGAAAAGATGAACAGCAATTTACCGTTCGCCTGTGCGCCGATGCGTTTATGGATAAAGAGGGAGAAGCAACCCTCGTTTTCTGTGACGCTCAAAACACCGCGCTGGCGGAAATGACCTTTACGCTTTGCCCGTTCGAGGGAAAATCGACGCTGTTCATTGGCGGTTTGCAGGGCGCAAAAGTGCATGTCCCCCATGAGCGGATCCAGGGGGCGACGAAAGCCTGCCATGGCCTGTTCCCGAAACGTCTGCTGGTCGAGGCCGCCATGACCCTCGGCGCCGCGTTCCCGGTAGAGCAGATTATCGCCGTCAGTAACGATACCCATATTTATCGCAGCTGGCGCTACCGCAGGAAAAAAGAGGGAAAACTGCTGGCCGATTACGACAGCTTCTGGCTCTCCCTCGGCGGTGAAAAGCAGGATAACGGTAACTTTACGCTGCCTCTCGCTATGCCGCGTAAACCGATGGAAGAAATCGCCAGCAAAAAACGTTCGGAATATCGCCGCCGCTACGAACTGCTGGATAGCCTGATTCAGCAGGTGAAACAGGCGACCCGGGGTTAA
- the macA gene encoding macrolide transporter subunit MacA: MNLKGKRRTLFLLLAVAVLAVGYWLWQVLNAPVLQYQTLIVRPGELQQNVLATGKLDALRKVDVGAQVSGQLKTLSVEIGDKVKKGQLLGVIDPEQAENQIREVEATLMELRAQRAQALAERNLAHVTLTRQQALAKTQAISKQDLDTATTELAVKQAQIGTIDAQIKRNQASLDTAKTNLDYTQIVAPMAGEVTQITTLQGQTVIAAQQAPNILTLADMSTMLVKAQVSEADVIHLKPGQNAWFTVLGDPQTRYEGVLKDILPTPEKVNDAIFYYARFEVPNPKGVLRLDMTAQVHIQLTGVKNVLTIPLSALGESAGESRYKVKVLRNGETREREVVIGARNDTDVVVVKGLEEGEEVVVSESLPGAAK, encoded by the coding sequence ATGAATCTCAAGGGAAAACGCAGAACGCTGTTTCTGCTGCTGGCGGTCGCGGTTTTAGCCGTTGGGTACTGGCTATGGCAGGTGCTGAATGCGCCGGTGCTGCAGTATCAGACGCTGATTGTTCGCCCTGGCGAACTGCAGCAAAACGTCCTGGCGACGGGCAAGCTTGATGCCCTGCGCAAGGTTGACGTCGGTGCGCAGGTCAGCGGTCAGCTGAAAACGCTGTCGGTTGAGATTGGCGACAAGGTGAAAAAAGGCCAGCTGCTTGGCGTGATCGATCCTGAACAGGCTGAGAACCAGATCCGCGAGGTGGAAGCCACGCTGATGGAGCTGCGCGCGCAGCGTGCGCAGGCGCTGGCCGAGCGTAACCTGGCCCATGTCACGCTGACCCGTCAGCAGGCGCTGGCCAAAACCCAGGCTATCTCGAAGCAAGATTTAGACACGGCCACCACGGAGCTGGCGGTAAAACAGGCGCAGATTGGCACGATTGACGCGCAGATCAAACGCAATCAGGCCTCGCTGGATACGGCGAAAACCAACCTCGACTACACCCAAATCGTCGCGCCGATGGCCGGTGAAGTCACCCAGATCACCACCCTGCAGGGCCAGACGGTGATTGCCGCCCAGCAGGCGCCAAACATTTTGACCCTGGCAGACATGAGCACCATGCTGGTGAAGGCCCAGGTCTCAGAGGCGGATGTCATCCATCTGAAGCCGGGACAAAACGCCTGGTTTACGGTGCTGGGCGACCCGCAGACCCGCTACGAAGGCGTGCTGAAAGACATTCTCCCGACGCCGGAAAAAGTGAACGACGCCATCTTCTACTATGCCCGCTTTGAGGTACCCAACCCGAAGGGCGTGCTGCGTCTGGACATGACCGCGCAGGTGCATATCCAGCTGACCGGCGTGAAGAACGTGCTGACCATTCCGCTCTCGGCGCTGGGTGAATCCGCCGGGGAGAGCCGCTACAAAGTGAAGGTGCTGCGCAACGGCGAAACGCGCGAGCGTGAAGTGGTGATTGGCGCGCGCAACGACACCGACGTGGTGGTGGTCAAAGGGCTGGAAGAGGGCGAGGAGGTTGTTGTCAGCGAAAGCCTGCCCGGAGCCGCCAAATGA
- the clpS gene encoding ATP-dependent Clp protease adapter ClpS: protein MGKTNDWLDFDQLAEDKVRDALKPPSMYKVMLMNDDYTPMEFVIDVLQKFFSYDVERATQLMLTVHYRGKAICGIFTAEVAETKVAMVNDYARENEHPLLCTLEKA, encoded by the coding sequence ATGGGTAAGACCAACGATTGGCTGGATTTTGACCAGCTGGCGGAAGACAAAGTGCGCGACGCGCTAAAACCGCCATCTATGTATAAAGTTATGTTAATGAACGATGATTACACGCCGATGGAATTTGTTATTGACGTGCTACAAAAGTTCTTTTCTTATGATGTAGAACGTGCAACGCAACTGATGCTTACCGTTCATTATCGAGGCAAAGCCATCTGCGGCATCTTTACGGCAGAAGTGGCGGAAACCAAAGTGGCGATGGTGAACGACTATGCTAGGGAGAACGAGCATCCGTTGCTGTGTACGCTGGAAAAGGCCTGA
- the hcp gene encoding hydroxylamine reductase yields MFCVQCEQTIRTPAGNGCSYAQGMCGKTAETSDLQDLLIAALQGLSAWALKAREYGIVDHYVDSFAPRAFFSTLTNVNFDSPRIVGYAREAIALREALKAQCLNADANARVDNPMSELQLASDDLGDLQRQAAEFTPNKDKAAIGENILGLRLLCLYGLKGAAAYMEHAHVLGQYDNDIYAQYHKIMAWLGTWPADMNALLECSMEIGQMNFRVMSILDAGETSTYGHPTPTQVNVKATEGKCILISGHDLKDLYNLLKQTEGTGVNVYTHGEMLPAHGYPELRKFKHLIGNYGSGWQNQQVEFARFPGPILMTSNCIIDPTVGAYDDRIWTRSIVGWPGVSHLEGDDFGPVIAQAQQMAGFPYSEIPHLITVGFGRETLLGAADSLIDLVSREKLRHIFLVGGCDGARGERNYFTDFATRVPEDCLILTLACGKYRFNKLDFGNIEGLPRLIDAGQCNDAYSAIILAVTLAEKLGCGVNDLPLSLVLSWFEQKAIVILLTLLSLGVTNIVTGPTAPGFLTPDLLAVLNEKFGLRSVTNVEDDMKQLLSA; encoded by the coding sequence ATGTTTTGTGTGCAATGTGAACAAACCATCCGTACCCCGGCAGGCAACGGCTGCTCTTACGCGCAGGGTATGTGCGGCAAAACCGCAGAAACATCTGACCTGCAGGACCTGCTGATTGCGGCCCTGCAAGGCCTTTCCGCCTGGGCGCTCAAGGCACGTGAATACGGCATTGTTGACCATTACGTCGACAGCTTCGCCCCGCGCGCCTTCTTCTCCACGCTGACCAACGTTAACTTCGATTCGCCGCGCATTGTTGGCTACGCCCGAGAAGCCATCGCACTGCGGGAAGCGCTGAAGGCGCAGTGCCTGAACGCTGATGCTAACGCCCGCGTGGACAACCCGATGTCAGAACTTCAGCTGGCGAGTGACGATCTCGGCGACCTCCAGCGCCAGGCGGCAGAGTTCACCCCGAATAAAGACAAAGCGGCGATTGGCGAGAACATTCTGGGCCTGCGTCTGCTGTGCCTGTACGGTCTGAAAGGCGCGGCGGCCTATATGGAACACGCGCACGTGCTCGGTCAGTACGACAACGATATCTACGCGCAGTACCACAAGATCATGGCGTGGCTGGGCACCTGGCCTGCCGATATGAATGCCCTCCTTGAGTGCTCAATGGAAATCGGCCAGATGAACTTCCGCGTGATGAGCATTCTGGATGCTGGTGAAACCAGTACCTACGGCCACCCGACGCCGACCCAGGTCAACGTTAAGGCGACCGAAGGCAAGTGCATCCTGATTTCCGGCCATGACCTGAAAGATCTCTACAACCTGCTTAAGCAGACCGAAGGCACCGGCGTGAACGTCTATACCCACGGCGAAATGCTGCCCGCACACGGCTACCCGGAGCTGCGTAAATTCAAGCATCTGATCGGCAACTACGGCAGCGGCTGGCAGAACCAGCAGGTGGAGTTCGCCCGCTTCCCCGGCCCTATCTTGATGACTTCAAACTGCATCATCGACCCTACCGTAGGCGCGTACGACGACCGCATCTGGACCCGCAGCATCGTCGGCTGGCCGGGCGTGAGCCATCTTGAAGGCGACGATTTCGGTCCGGTTATCGCCCAGGCGCAGCAGATGGCGGGCTTCCCGTACAGCGAGATCCCGCACCTCATTACCGTCGGCTTCGGTCGTGAAACCCTGCTCGGCGCCGCCGATTCGCTGATCGATCTCGTCAGCCGTGAAAAGCTGCGCCACATCTTCCTCGTCGGCGGCTGCGACGGCGCGCGCGGCGAGCGTAACTACTTCACCGATTTCGCCACCCGCGTGCCGGAAGACTGCCTGATCCTGACCCTGGCGTGCGGCAAATACCGTTTCAACAAGCTGGACTTCGGCAACATCGAAGGCCTGCCGCGCCTGATCGATGCGGGCCAGTGTAACGATGCCTACTCGGCCATCATTCTGGCGGTTACCCTGGCGGAAAAACTGGGCTGCGGCGTGAACGATCTGCCGCTGTCGCTGGTGCTGTCATGGTTTGAGCAGAAAGCGATTGTCATCCTGCTGACCCTGCTCTCTCTGGGCGTGACCAACATCGTGACCGGGCCGACGGCACCAGGCTTCCTGACGCCGGACCTGCTTGCGGTGCTGAACGAGAAATTCGGTCTGCGTTCCGTGACCAACGTTGAAGATGATATGAAGCAGCTGCTGAGTGCGTAA
- the macB gene encoding macrolide ABC transporter ATP-binding protein/permease MacB: MTALLELNDIRRSYPSGDGPVEVLKGISLRVEAGEMVAIVGASGSGKSTLMNILGCLDKPTSGTYRVAGTDVSTLDGDALAKLRREHFGFIFQRYHLLSHLSAAQNVEVPAVYAGVERKKRLERAQMLLTRLGLAERVEYQPSQLSGGQQQRVSIARALMNGGQVILADEPTGALDSHSGEEVMAILHQLRDRGHTVIIVTHDPQVAAQAERIIEIHDGELVSNPPPRASRAAAPKEALPAATGWGQFSSGFREALTMAWLAMAANKMRTLLTMLGIIIGIASVVSIVVVGDAAKQLVLADIRAIGTNTIDVYPGKDFGDDEPQYQQALKYDDLAAIQKQPWVNSATPAVSQNLRLRVGNVDVAASANGVSGDYFNVYGMTFSEGATFNAEQLAGRAQVVVLDANSRRQLFPNKASVVGEVILVGNMPATVIGVAEEKQSMFGSSKILRVWLPYTTISGRIMGQSWLNSITVRVKEGYDSALAEQQLERLLTLRHGKKDFFTWNMDGLLKTAEKTTRTLQLFLTLVAVISLVVGGIGVMNIMLVSVTERTREIGIRMAVGARSSDVLQQFLIEAVLVCLVGGAMGIALSMMIAFALQLFLPGWEIGFSPVAIITAFLCSTFTGILFGWLPARNAARLDPVDALARE; this comes from the coding sequence ATGACGGCGCTGCTTGAGCTGAATGACATTCGCCGCAGCTATCCCTCCGGCGATGGCCCGGTGGAGGTGCTGAAGGGCATCTCCCTGCGCGTGGAGGCGGGCGAGATGGTGGCGATTGTCGGGGCGTCGGGCTCCGGTAAATCGACGCTGATGAACATTCTCGGCTGCCTGGATAAACCGACCAGCGGCACCTATCGCGTGGCCGGAACGGATGTCTCCACGCTGGACGGCGACGCGCTGGCGAAGCTGCGCCGGGAACATTTTGGCTTTATCTTCCAGCGCTACCACCTGCTTTCTCATCTTAGTGCGGCCCAGAACGTCGAAGTACCGGCGGTGTATGCGGGCGTCGAGCGGAAAAAACGTCTTGAGCGTGCGCAGATGCTGCTGACGCGCCTGGGGCTGGCGGAGCGCGTAGAGTACCAGCCCTCGCAGTTGTCCGGCGGCCAGCAGCAGCGCGTGAGTATCGCCCGCGCCCTGATGAACGGCGGGCAGGTGATCCTCGCGGATGAACCGACCGGCGCGCTCGACAGTCATTCCGGCGAAGAGGTGATGGCGATCCTGCATCAGCTTCGCGATCGGGGGCACACGGTCATTATCGTCACCCACGATCCGCAGGTGGCGGCGCAGGCGGAACGCATTATTGAGATCCACGACGGCGAGCTGGTCAGCAACCCGCCGCCGCGGGCGTCCAGAGCGGCGGCGCCGAAAGAAGCGCTGCCGGCCGCAACCGGCTGGGGACAGTTTTCCAGCGGCTTTCGTGAAGCGCTAACCATGGCCTGGCTGGCGATGGCGGCCAATAAAATGCGCACCCTGCTGACCATGCTCGGGATTATCATCGGCATCGCCTCGGTGGTGTCGATCGTGGTGGTGGGCGACGCGGCGAAGCAGCTGGTGCTGGCCGATATCCGCGCCATCGGCACCAATACCATTGACGTTTATCCCGGCAAAGACTTTGGCGACGACGAGCCGCAGTATCAGCAGGCGCTGAAATACGACGATCTGGCGGCGATTCAGAAGCAGCCGTGGGTCAACTCCGCCACGCCGGCCGTTTCGCAAAACCTGCGCCTGCGCGTGGGCAATGTGGACGTGGCCGCCAGCGCGAACGGCGTCAGCGGAGACTACTTCAACGTCTACGGCATGACCTTCAGCGAGGGCGCTACCTTCAACGCCGAACAGCTGGCGGGCAGGGCGCAGGTGGTGGTGCTGGACGCGAACTCGCGCAGGCAACTCTTCCCTAATAAAGCCAGTGTCGTCGGTGAAGTGATCCTGGTCGGCAACATGCCTGCCACGGTCATTGGCGTGGCGGAGGAGAAGCAGTCGATGTTTGGCAGCAGCAAGATCCTGCGCGTCTGGTTGCCCTACACAACGATTTCCGGGCGGATTATGGGGCAGTCCTGGCTTAACTCCATCACCGTACGCGTGAAGGAGGGCTACGACAGCGCGCTGGCCGAGCAGCAGCTTGAGCGGCTGTTAACCCTGCGCCACGGGAAGAAAGATTTCTTCACCTGGAACATGGACGGCCTCTTGAAAACGGCGGAAAAGACCACACGTACTCTTCAACTGTTCCTCACGCTGGTGGCGGTGATTTCGCTGGTCGTCGGCGGCATCGGGGTGATGAATATCATGCTGGTGTCGGTCACCGAGCGCACCCGGGAGATTGGCATCCGCATGGCGGTCGGGGCCAGATCCAGCGACGTGCTGCAGCAGTTTTTGATTGAAGCGGTGCTGGTGTGCCTGGTTGGCGGGGCGATGGGGATTGCGCTCTCAATGATGATCGCCTTTGCGCTCCAGCTCTTTTTACCCGGCTGGGAGATTGGCTTCTCGCCGGTTGCCATTATTACCGCGTTCCTGTGTTCGACCTTTACCGGCATTTTGTTCGGCTGGTTGCCCGCCCGCAACGCGGCGCGGCTGGATCCGGTGGACGCGCTGGCTCGGGAATAA
- the aqpZ gene encoding aquaporin Z gives MFRKLAAECFGTFWLVFGGCGSAVLAAAFPELGIGFVGVALAFGLTVLTMAFAVGHISGGHFNPAVTLGLWAGGRFPAKDVIGYIVAQVVGGIIAAGVLYVIASGKAGFDAAASGFASNGFGEHSPGGYSMLSAIVIEIVLTAGFLLVIHGATDKHAPAGFAPIAIGLALTLIHLISIPVTNTSVNPARSTAVAIFQGGWALEQLWLFWVMPIVGGILGGVLYRTLLEKRD, from the coding sequence ATGTTTAGAAAATTGGCGGCAGAATGCTTTGGTACATTCTGGCTGGTATTTGGCGGCTGCGGTAGCGCCGTTCTGGCAGCAGCATTCCCGGAATTAGGCATTGGTTTTGTCGGCGTCGCGCTGGCGTTTGGCTTAACCGTGTTAACCATGGCGTTTGCCGTGGGCCATATTTCCGGCGGTCATTTTAACCCGGCAGTGACGTTAGGCTTATGGGCGGGCGGTCGTTTCCCGGCTAAAGACGTGATTGGCTATATCGTGGCGCAGGTGGTGGGCGGAATTATTGCAGCTGGCGTGCTGTACGTGATTGCCAGCGGCAAAGCGGGCTTCGACGCGGCGGCCAGCGGCTTCGCCTCTAACGGCTTCGGCGAACATTCCCCGGGCGGTTACTCCATGCTGTCTGCCATCGTGATTGAAATTGTGCTCACCGCCGGCTTCCTGCTGGTGATCCACGGCGCAACGGACAAACACGCTCCGGCAGGCTTTGCCCCGATTGCGATTGGTCTGGCGCTGACCCTTATTCACCTGATTTCTATTCCCGTCACCAACACCTCCGTTAACCCGGCGCGCAGCACCGCCGTCGCCATCTTCCAGGGCGGCTGGGCGCTTGAGCAGCTGTGGCTGTTCTGGGTGATGCCGATTGTCGGCGGTATTCTGGGCGGCGTGCTGTACCGCACCCTGCTGGAAAAACGCGATTAA
- the hcr gene encoding NADH oxidoreductase, with the protein MTMPTSQCPWRMQVHHIRQETPDVWTLSLICHDYYPYRAGQYALVSVRHSADTLRAYTISSTPGVSEYITLTVRRIEDGAGSQWLTRDVKRGDYIWLSDAQGNFTCDDKADDKFLLLAAGCGVTPIMSMRRWLAKNRPQADVQVIFSVRSPDDVIFAEEWRHYPVTLLAEHNATHGFVPGRLSRELLQSVPDIANRTVMTCGPAPYMDSVEKEVKALGVTRFFKELFFTPVAEAATSGIQFTKLQPAQTFFGRVGTTLLEALESNKVPVVAACRAGVCGCCKTKVVSGEYTVTSTMTLSDAEIAEGYVLACSCHPQGDLVLA; encoded by the coding sequence ATGACCATGCCAACCTCACAATGTCCGTGGCGGATGCAGGTTCATCACATCCGCCAGGAGACGCCGGACGTGTGGACGCTCTCATTGATTTGCCACGATTACTATCCGTACCGTGCAGGTCAGTATGCGCTGGTCAGCGTTCGACATTCGGCGGACACCCTGCGCGCCTACACGATCTCCTCAACGCCGGGCGTGAGCGAGTACATTACGCTCACCGTCCGCCGCATTGAAGACGGCGCGGGCTCCCAGTGGCTGACCCGTGACGTGAAGCGCGGGGATTATATCTGGCTGTCTGACGCGCAGGGTAATTTCACCTGTGACGACAAGGCAGACGATAAATTCCTGCTGCTGGCGGCGGGCTGTGGCGTGACGCCGATTATGTCGATGCGCCGCTGGCTGGCGAAAAACCGTCCGCAGGCCGACGTGCAGGTGATTTTTAGCGTGCGCTCCCCGGACGATGTGATCTTTGCCGAGGAGTGGCGCCACTATCCGGTGACGCTGTTGGCCGAGCACAACGCGACACACGGCTTTGTGCCCGGTCGCCTGAGCCGCGAGCTGCTGCAAAGCGTGCCGGATATTGCAAACCGCACCGTGATGACCTGCGGCCCGGCGCCGTACATGGACAGCGTAGAGAAAGAAGTGAAAGCGCTTGGCGTGACCCGCTTCTTCAAGGAGCTGTTCTTCACGCCCGTGGCGGAGGCGGCAACCAGCGGGATTCAGTTCACTAAGCTACAGCCTGCGCAGACCTTCTTTGGCCGCGTGGGAACCACGCTGCTGGAGGCGCTGGAAAGCAACAAGGTGCCTGTCGTGGCCGCCTGCCGCGCCGGCGTGTGCGGCTGCTGTAAGACGAAGGTAGTTTCCGGGGAGTATACCGTCACCAGCACCATGACGCTGTCGGACGCGGAAATTGCCGAGGGTTACGTGCTGGCGTGCTCGTGCCATCCGCAGGGGGATTTGGTCCTCGCATAA
- a CDS encoding ATP-dependent endonuclease, with protein sequence MLLERVEIVGFRGINRLSLQLEQNNVLIGENAWGKSSLLDALTLLLSPEDDLYHFVREDFWFPPGDVTGREKHLHIILTFRESEPGRHRVRRFRPLSPCWVPCDDGFHRIFYRLEGEMAENEGVLTLRDFLDETASPIPLDNIDDLARHLIRLTPVLRLRDARFMRRIRNGTVPNMPEVEVTARELDFLARELVSRPQNLTDGQIRQGLSAMVQLLEHYFSEQGTSESRHRLMRRRSHDEQRSWRYLDIINRMIDRPGGRTHRVILLGLFSTLLQAKGTVRLDRDARPLLLVEDPETRLHPIMLSVAWHLLNLLPLQRITTTNSGELLSLTPVEHVCRLVRESSRVSAFRLGPGGLNAEDGRRIAFHIRFNRASSLFARCWLLVEGETETWVINELARQCGHHFDAEGIKVIEFAQSGLKPLIKFARRMGIEWHVLVDGDEAGKKYASTVRSLLNNEREEERDHLTMLPAMDMEHFMYRQGFDDVFHRVAMVPVDVPMNMRRVIAKAIHRSSKPDLAIEVATEAGRRGVEAVPTLLRKMFSRVLWLARGRAD encoded by the coding sequence ATGCTTCTCGAACGTGTGGAAATTGTCGGGTTTCGCGGTATTAACCGCCTGTCGCTGCAGCTGGAGCAGAACAACGTCCTGATCGGCGAGAACGCGTGGGGGAAGTCCAGCCTGCTGGATGCGCTGACGTTGCTGCTTTCCCCCGAAGACGATCTGTATCACTTCGTCCGCGAGGATTTCTGGTTCCCGCCGGGCGACGTGACGGGGCGCGAGAAGCACCTGCATATCATCCTGACGTTCCGCGAATCCGAGCCTGGCCGCCACCGCGTGCGTCGCTTTCGTCCGCTGTCACCCTGCTGGGTGCCGTGCGATGACGGTTTTCACCGGATTTTCTATCGGCTGGAAGGGGAGATGGCGGAGAACGAAGGGGTACTCACCCTGCGTGATTTTCTCGATGAGACAGCCAGCCCGATCCCGCTGGACAACATCGACGACCTCGCCCGCCACCTGATCCGCCTGACGCCCGTATTGCGGCTGCGCGATGCGCGCTTTATGCGGCGTATCCGTAACGGCACGGTGCCGAATATGCCGGAGGTGGAAGTCACCGCCCGCGAGCTGGATTTTCTGGCCCGTGAGCTGGTGTCGCGTCCGCAGAATCTGACCGATGGTCAGATTCGCCAGGGGCTGTCCGCGATGGTGCAGCTTCTGGAGCACTATTTTTCCGAGCAGGGCACGTCCGAGTCGCGCCATCGGCTGATGCGCCGTCGCTCTCATGACGAGCAGCGCAGCTGGCGCTACCTCGATATCATTAACCGGATGATCGACCGGCCCGGCGGCCGTACCCATCGGGTGATTTTGCTGGGGCTGTTCTCAACGCTCCTGCAGGCCAAAGGCACCGTCCGTCTCGACCGGGACGCGCGGCCGCTGCTGCTGGTGGAAGACCCGGAAACGCGCCTGCATCCCATCATGCTCTCCGTGGCCTGGCATCTGCTGAATCTGCTGCCGCTCCAGCGTATTACGACCACCAATTCCGGGGAATTATTGTCCCTGACGCCGGTAGAACACGTCTGCCGTCTGGTGCGTGAATCCTCCCGCGTCTCGGCATTCCGGCTTGGGCCGGGCGGTTTGAACGCGGAAGACGGGCGGCGCATCGCGTTTCATATTCGCTTTAACCGCGCGTCGTCGCTCTTTGCCCGCTGCTGGCTGCTGGTGGAGGGTGAAACGGAAACCTGGGTTATCAACGAACTGGCGCGCCAGTGCGGCCACCATTTTGATGCGGAAGGCATTAAGGTGATTGAATTCGCCCAGTCGGGATTAAAGCCGCTGATAAAATTTGCCCGCCGGATGGGCATCGAGTGGCACGTCCTGGTCGACGGTGATGAGGCGGGCAAAAAATATGCCTCGACCGTGCGTAGCCTGCTGAATAACGAGCGGGAAGAAGAGCGCGACCACTTAACCATGCTCCCCGCGATGGACATGGAGCACTTTATGTATCGTCAGGGGTTTGACGACGTCTTCCACCGCGTTGCGATGGTGCCGGTCGATGTCCCGATGAACATGCGGCGGGTGATCGCCAAAGCCATTCATCGTTCGTCAAAGCCGGATCTCGCCATTGAAGTGGCGACGGAGGCGGGAAGGCGGGGCGTGGAGGCGGTACCGACCCTGCTGCGGAAGATGTTTTCCCGCGTGCTGTGGCTGGCGCGCGGGAGAGCGGATTAA